Part of the Thermodesulfobacteriota bacterium genome, AATGTGGCCCGCACCCGGTACAACGAAGCGGTGCGGGTCTTCAACACCTCGATCCGCAGCTTCCCCAACAGCCTCACCAACCGCCTGCTCCTCAACCTGCCCCGGCGGGAGCCCTTCAAGGCCGACGAGGGGGCTGCGCAGGCGCCGGCGGTGAAGTTCTGATCTCATGGCCGCCTGCCCCCGCGCCCTGCGCCGCCTGCTGGCCCTGGCCCTCCTCCTGCTGCCCTGCTGGGCCCTGGCCCTGCCGGTGCCGGAGCCCCAGGGCCTGGTCACCGATCTGGCCGGTCTGCTGTCGCCGGAGGCCCAGGCGCAGCTGGCGGCCCGGCTGGCCGCCTTCCGGGCCCAGGAATCCACCGAGATCGCGGTGCTCACTGTCGAGACCCTGGAAGAGGAAACGGTCGAGGACTTCGGCATCCGGGTCGCCGGCCGCTGGCAGATCGGCCAGAAGGGCAAGGACAACGGCGTGCTGCTGCTGGTGGCCAAGAAGGAGCGCAAGATCCGGATCGAAGTGGGCCGGGGCCTGGAGCCGGTGATCACCGATCTTCTGGCCGGGCGTATCGCCGATCAGGTGATCCGGC contains:
- a CDS encoding TPM domain-containing protein, giving the protein MAACPRALRRLLALALLLLPCWALALPVPEPQGLVTDLAGLLSPEAQAQLAARLAAFRAQESTEIAVLTVETLEEETVEDFGIRVAGRWQIGQKGKDNGVLLLVAKKERKIRIEVGRGLEPVITDLLAGRIADQVIRPLFREGRFEEGLTAGVEAIIAASHGVFVAEPGSGKDAQAEDRVNPLSVLLVLLFGLAIIGGISRLLAAGAGAVAMPVAALATGMTGGSLLALALLVPAGALAGL